The proteins below are encoded in one region of Pseudomonadota bacterium:
- the purH gene encoding bifunctional phosphoribosylaminoimidazolecarboxamide formyltransferase/IMP cyclohydrolase has translation MKQPNYQEQKMSVKIKRALISVSDKAGLDELAQFLKQHGVEILSTGGTAKKLRDAGLNVKDVSEHTGFPEIMDGRVKTLHPSIHGGLLAVLDNKEHVKAMEENNITPIDLVIVNLYPFEETVARGASFEDAIENIDIGGPSMVRSAAKNHAFTTIITDHNDYAELINEMKTNDGATSDVFRQRMAAKAFARTAAYDAAISTWFAKQQGEQFPQTFNLTASLKQPLRYGENPHQGAAFYSYNDGTGIAATTQIQGKELSYNNINDADAALQLVSEFDEPAAVIIKHANPCGVAIGDNILDAYKKALACDPVSAFGGILAFNRKLEAEIADNIAKMFVEAIIAPDISDEAKEILSAKKNVRILITGNNNKVNKSLTVKSVVGGLLVQESDYEQTTKEDLQVVTDRKPTDDEIKEMLFAFKVCKHVKSNAIVLASNNAGIGIGAGQMSRVDSSRIAAIKAGDCKENPNRAKGSVLASDAFFPFADGVEQAAKAGVTAIIQPGGSIRDDEVIAEANKHNIAMVFTGKRHFRH, from the coding sequence ATGAAACAACCAAACTATCAGGAACAAAAAATGTCAGTAAAGATAAAACGTGCGTTAATCTCGGTATCGGATAAAGCAGGCTTAGATGAACTTGCTCAATTTTTGAAACAGCATGGCGTAGAGATTCTTTCTACCGGAGGTACGGCAAAAAAACTGCGTGATGCAGGGCTGAATGTAAAAGATGTTTCAGAGCATACCGGCTTCCCTGAGATAATGGACGGACGTGTAAAAACCCTTCACCCTTCTATACATGGCGGTTTGCTTGCGGTTCTTGATAACAAAGAGCATGTAAAAGCCATGGAGGAAAACAACATAACCCCTATTGACCTTGTAATTGTTAATTTATACCCGTTTGAAGAAACCGTAGCACGTGGGGCGAGCTTTGAAGATGCTATTGAGAACATAGATATAGGCGGACCTTCAATGGTGCGTTCCGCTGCTAAAAACCATGCTTTTACTACTATCATAACCGACCATAATGACTATGCCGAATTAATTAATGAGATGAAAACAAACGACGGTGCAACATCAGATGTCTTCCGTCAGAGGATGGCGGCAAAGGCTTTTGCACGTACTGCCGCATATGATGCGGCAATCAGTACATGGTTTGCAAAGCAGCAAGGCGAACAATTCCCTCAAACATTTAATCTTACCGCATCTTTGAAACAACCTTTGCGTTATGGCGAGAATCCTCATCAGGGAGCCGCTTTTTATTCATATAATGATGGAACCGGCATAGCTGCCACAACTCAAATTCAAGGCAAGGAACTTAGCTACAACAACATCAATGATGCTGATGCGGCTTTGCAGTTGGTATCTGAATTTGATGAACCTGCCGCAGTTATTATCAAACATGCCAACCCGTGCGGAGTAGCTATCGGCGATAATATATTAGACGCATATAAAAAAGCATTGGCTTGCGATCCTGTCAGTGCCTTTGGCGGAATACTGGCATTCAACCGTAAACTGGAGGCGGAGATAGCAGACAATATTGCTAAAATGTTCGTTGAGGCAATCATAGCTCCCGACATATCCGATGAGGCAAAAGAGATATTATCCGCTAAAAAGAATGTAAGGATTCTTATTACAGGCAATAATAATAAGGTAAACAAATCTCTAACGGTAAAATCAGTTGTAGGCGGATTATTAGTTCAGGAAAGCGACTATGAACAAACTACAAAAGAAGACTTACAAGTTGTAACCGACAGAAAGCCGACTGATGACGAAATAAAAGAAATGCTGTTTGCGTTCAAAGTTTGTAAGCATGTTAAATCAAATGCAATAGTACTGGCAAGTAACAATGCCGGTATCGGCATAGGTGCAGGTCAGATGAGCCGTGTTGATTCTTCCAGAATTGCCGCCATAAAAGCAGGTGATTGCAAAGAAAACCCTAATCGTGCAAAAGGCTCGGTTTTAGCGTCCGATGCCTTCTTCCCGTTCGCAGACGGAGTTGAACAGGCAGCAAAAGCAGGAGTTACCGCAATAATACAACCGGGAGGCTCAATACGTGACGATGAAGTTATCGCAGAAGCCAACAAACATAACATTGCCATGGTATTTACGGGTAAAAGGCACTTCAGGCATTAG
- the glpX gene encoding class II fructose-bisphosphatase, whose protein sequence is MRREENDNDLTLDRNFAMEAVRVTEAAALASYKWMGLGDEKAADQAAVNAMRRALNTLSIDGTVVIGEGERDKAPMLYIGEKVGSGQGPEIDIALDPLEGTTICATGGPNSLAVIAMAEKNGFLHAPDVYMDKIAVGSGLPKHVVDLDNSVESNLKSLAKAKKCEISDLIVCILDRERHEEIIAKTREVGARVRLIGDGDVAGVIATATNDTQIDMYMGIGGAPEGVLAAAALRCVGGQMQGRLIFSDSEQRERAKRMGVSDLSRKYTMEEMAKGNVMFAATGVTGGSMLDGVQRFKGGASTHSVVMRSKTGTIRHIKAQHFFDRKKGGDPAEH, encoded by the coding sequence ATGCGAAGAGAAGAAAATGATAACGATCTGACATTAGACCGTAATTTTGCCATGGAGGCGGTGCGTGTTACCGAAGCTGCCGCTCTTGCTTCTTATAAGTGGATGGGCTTGGGTGATGAAAAAGCCGCAGATCAGGCAGCGGTTAATGCTATGCGTAGAGCGCTTAATACTCTTTCGATAGACGGTACGGTCGTTATCGGTGAGGGCGAGCGTGATAAAGCCCCTATGCTATATATAGGCGAAAAAGTCGGAAGCGGTCAGGGGCCTGAAATCGACATTGCACTTGACCCGTTAGAGGGGACTACCATCTGTGCTACGGGAGGTCCTAACTCATTAGCAGTTATCGCAATGGCGGAGAAAAACGGCTTTTTGCACGCACCTGACGTATATATGGATAAGATAGCCGTAGGTAGCGGATTGCCCAAACATGTTGTTGATTTGGATAATTCAGTTGAATCCAATTTGAAAAGTCTGGCAAAAGCTAAAAAATGCGAGATATCCGATTTGATAGTATGCATACTCGACCGTGAGCGTCATGAGGAGATAATCGCTAAAACAAGGGAAGTAGGAGCCAGAGTTCGCTTAATAGGTGATGGTGATGTTGCAGGTGTTATAGCAACCGCAACTAACGACACGCAGATTGATATGTATATGGGAATAGGCGGTGCGCCTGAGGGAGTGCTTGCCGCTGCGGCTCTTAGATGCGTCGGCGGGCAGATGCAGGGAAGGCTGATATTCAGTGATTCCGAACAGCGTGAAAGAGCAAAACGCATGGGCGTGAGCGACCTTAGCAGAAAATATACTATGGAAGAGATGGCAAAGGGCAATGTTATGTTCGCTGCCACAGGAGTTACCGGCGGTTCAATGCTTGACGGCGTTCAACGATTCAAAGGCGGTGCTTCAACGCATTCGGTGGTTATGCGTTCTAAAACAGGAACTATACGCCATATTAAGGCACAGCATTTCTTCGACCGTAAAAAAGGCGGCGACCCTGCCGAGCATTAG
- a CDS encoding homoserine dehydrogenase, with translation MSEISLNVGIAGLGTVGVGVVKILQNRSELLEQRTGKKINIVAISARSQKDRGINLDGIKWYDNASDIADDENVDTVVELIGGDEGVAYDLCIKAIKNGKNFVTANKALIAKRGNEIALLAEENNVYVAFEAAVAGGIPVIKTLKEGLAGNEITKISGILNGTCNYMLTAMKDTGRDFDVILKEAQELGYAEADPSFDVGGIDAAHKLAILTSLAFGVPVDFDNVHIEGIEKVSLIDVKYAKELGYRIKLLGICSKSDKGISQKVCPCLVLKNYPVASVEGVDNAVFIEGDAVGKIVLQGPGAGQGATASAVVADIADIASGRASYMFNAPFEKLAKSEFVGILEHVGRYYIRVTAEDRSGVLASVSDVLRDEMISVDSILQKSAKEGEHAHIIVVTHKTSEKAIIKAVEKIEKQDSVIKKPNVIRIEG, from the coding sequence ATGTCTGAGATAAGTTTGAACGTCGGTATAGCAGGTCTGGGCACCGTCGGTGTAGGTGTTGTAAAGATATTGCAAAACCGGTCTGAGTTATTGGAGCAACGTACGGGTAAAAAAATAAATATAGTTGCGATTTCTGCCCGCAGCCAAAAAGATAGAGGGATAAATCTTGACGGTATAAAATGGTATGATAACGCAAGTGATATCGCAGATGATGAAAATGTAGATACCGTTGTTGAGCTTATAGGCGGCGATGAGGGCGTAGCCTATGACTTGTGTATCAAAGCAATTAAAAACGGCAAAAACTTCGTAACCGCTAACAAGGCTTTAATTGCAAAACGTGGAAACGAGATAGCATTACTCGCAGAGGAAAATAATGTTTATGTAGCGTTTGAAGCTGCCGTTGCAGGCGGCATACCGGTTATAAAAACTTTAAAAGAAGGACTTGCAGGGAACGAGATAACTAAAATATCGGGCATTTTAAACGGTACGTGTAATTACATGCTTACTGCAATGAAAGATACCGGTCGTGATTTTGACGTTATATTAAAAGAAGCTCAGGAACTAGGATACGCAGAGGCAGACCCAAGCTTTGATGTAGGCGGTATAGATGCCGCTCATAAGCTGGCAATACTTACATCGCTGGCATTTGGAGTTCCTGTTGATTTCGATAATGTTCACATAGAAGGGATTGAGAAAGTATCGCTAATTGATGTAAAATATGCTAAAGAACTGGGCTATAGGATAAAATTACTGGGAATATGCTCTAAAAGCGATAAGGGCATTAGTCAGAAGGTGTGTCCTTGTCTTGTTTTGAAGAATTATCCGGTAGCAAGTGTTGAAGGTGTTGATAATGCAGTGTTCATTGAAGGTGACGCTGTAGGGAAAATTGTTTTACAAGGACCGGGGGCGGGTCAGGGAGCTACTGCATCGGCAGTGGTGGCAGATATAGCCGACATAGCATCGGGCAGAGCGTCATATATGTTTAATGCACCGTTTGAAAAGCTTGCCAAATCTGAATTTGTAGGTATTTTAGAACATGTCGGCAGATATTATATAAGGGTTACCGCCGAGGATAGGTCGGGTGTTCTGGCTTCTGTGTCCGATGTGTTGCGTGATGAAATGATATCGGTAGATTCTATTTTGCAAAAATCGGCAAAAGAAGGCGAACATGCACATATAATTGTCGTTACGCATAAGACTTCCGAAAAGGCGATTATAAAAGCAGTAGAAAAAATAGAAAAACAGGATAGTGTAATTAAAAAACCCAACGTTATACGTATAGAAGGGTAA
- a CDS encoding type II and III secretion system protein family protein: MFSIRSLLLKVGFYFFMLLSFTNIAVAGDVINLTIGKNGAEIIDLPSAMSHVLIADREVAGVVKHAPKKVSVIGHGLGHTNIRFMNGNRIVRQVNVTVTQDLLSIKRTLSNLFPEQKVGVATVNGSVALKGTVSDAQTAAQIVNVVREYVGDENNVLNLMGLRSGQQVMLRVRVGEIRRDVLKKLGLGLHGVITSGSAVLGALEREGVFKVLAEPTLIAISGETADFLAGGEIPVPVIQAGNVMSVDYKPVGVSVQFTPVVLSENRIRLSVASEVSEVDAKVVSVNSISVPSISTRRANTTVEMASGESFMIAGLIEDSSKSHIHKVPGVGDLPILSTLFRSVDFQRNETELVIAVTPYLTDPVSGNDIRLPTDNFIHRSNMETFFLGSIGVPKNTGRNVGLEGGVGYLID; encoded by the coding sequence ATGTTTTCTATCAGAAGTTTATTGTTAAAAGTCGGTTTTTACTTCTTTATGCTACTTTCATTTACAAACATTGCCGTTGCAGGTGATGTTATAAACCTTACTATAGGTAAGAACGGGGCGGAAATAATAGATTTGCCGAGTGCAATGAGCCATGTACTGATAGCCGACAGGGAGGTTGCCGGAGTAGTTAAACATGCACCGAAAAAGGTTTCCGTAATAGGGCATGGGCTGGGACATACGAATATAAGATTTATGAACGGTAACCGTATCGTAAGGCAGGTGAATGTAACGGTTACTCAAGACCTGCTTTCTATAAAGCGTACGTTAAGCAACCTTTTCCCCGAGCAAAAAGTAGGGGTTGCCACGGTTAACGGCAGTGTTGCGTTAAAAGGAACCGTAAGTGATGCTCAGACTGCCGCACAAATAGTTAATGTAGTTAGAGAATATGTAGGTGATGAAAATAATGTCTTGAACCTTATGGGGTTAAGAAGCGGACAGCAGGTGATGCTTAGAGTAAGGGTAGGCGAAATTCGCCGTGATGTTTTGAAGAAGCTAGGGCTTGGCTTGCATGGTGTTATAACTTCAGGTTCCGCCGTACTTGGTGCTTTGGAAAGGGAAGGGGTGTTCAAAGTCCTTGCCGAGCCTACTTTGATAGCTATATCGGGTGAGACTGCCGATTTTCTGGCAGGCGGTGAAATACCCGTTCCTGTGATTCAGGCAGGTAATGTTATGTCGGTTGACTATAAGCCTGTGGGTGTAAGCGTGCAATTCACTCCGGTAGTGTTGTCTGAAAACCGTATAAGGCTTAGTGTCGCATCTGAGGTTTCTGAAGTTGATGCGAAAGTTGTAAGTGTAAACTCAATCTCCGTGCCTTCCATTTCAACAAGAAGGGCTAATACGACCGTTGAAATGGCATCGGGTGAGAGTTTTATGATAGCAGGGCTTATTGAGGACAGCAGTAAATCACATATACATAAGGTTCCGGGAGTGGGCGACCTTCCTATATTAAGTACATTATTCAGGAGTGTTGATTTTCAGCGCAATGAAACGGAACTGGTAATTGCGGTTACACCTTATCTTACAGACCCTGTAAGCGGTAATGATATTCGTCTTCCGACCGATAATTTTATACATAGGTCTAATATGGAAACGTTTTTCTTAGGCAGTATAGGTGTTCCGAAAAATACAGGGCGGAATGTAGGGCTGGAAGGCGGAGTCGGATATTTAATTGATTAG
- the proC gene encoding pyrroline-5-carboxylate reductase: MISQNIILVGCGKMGSALFGGLLPNLESKSQALIISPSGKGSDFGVNLVNSASQIPDDFKPEIILLAVKPQIIGNVLEEYKKYTDGNTLFISVAAGKTIKFFEDKLGKQTPIVRAMPNLPSLIKLGATTICANDIVNETQKSITTSLFESVGMAIWLDNESQMNAATGLAGSGPAYVFHFIECLIEAGIKEGLPQDTATELAISTVLGSAVMANNSDNSVTQLKEQVISPNGTTQAGIDALSKDGSLQKLIQNTVSAATRRSKELAE; encoded by the coding sequence ATGATAAGTCAGAATATAATACTTGTAGGCTGCGGAAAAATGGGAAGTGCTTTATTTGGCGGACTACTTCCTAATCTGGAATCCAAATCGCAGGCTCTTATAATTTCACCAAGCGGTAAAGGTTCAGATTTCGGTGTAAATCTTGTAAATTCAGCTTCACAAATACCTGATGATTTTAAGCCTGAAATAATTTTATTAGCCGTAAAACCTCAGATTATCGGCAATGTTTTAGAAGAATATAAAAAATATACCGACGGCAACACTTTGTTCATATCCGTTGCGGCGGGTAAGACAATAAAGTTTTTCGAAGATAAATTAGGTAAACAAACTCCCATAGTAAGAGCAATGCCTAATCTGCCTTCACTTATAAAACTCGGTGCTACTACCATATGTGCCAACGATATTGTAAACGAAACTCAAAAATCTATTACAACTAGCTTGTTCGAATCGGTGGGCATGGCTATATGGCTTGATAACGAATCACAAATGAACGCTGCCACAGGTCTTGCCGGAAGCGGGCCTGCTTATGTATTTCATTTTATAGAATGCCTGATAGAAGCCGGAATAAAAGAAGGATTACCACAAGACACCGCCACCGAACTTGCAATAAGCACGGTTTTAGGCAGTGCCGTAATGGCAAATAATTCCGATAATAGCGTTACACAGTTAAAAGAACAGGTAATCAGCCCTAACGGAACTACGCAAGCCGGTATTGACGCACTTTCTAAAGACGGCTCACTACAAAAACTCATTCAAAATACCGTCTCTGCGGCTACTCGTCGCTCAAAAGAATTGGCTGAATGA
- a CDS encoding accessory factor UbiK family protein, producing the protein MNKENKFFEDFTKLAGSAMDTAFNSFADMKSQFDHAVHEKVDELLKKHDLVSREEFEVVRQMAQKARLEQEKLSKKITALEKKLKENK; encoded by the coding sequence ATGAACAAAGAAAACAAATTTTTTGAAGATTTTACAAAACTTGCAGGCTCCGCAATGGATACGGCGTTCAACTCATTTGCCGACATGAAGTCACAATTTGACCATGCTGTTCATGAAAAGGTAGACGAGCTACTTAAAAAACACGACCTTGTTAGCCGTGAAGAATTTGAAGTAGTAAGGCAAATGGCTCAAAAGGCTCGCCTTGAGCAAGAGAAACTCTCAAAAAAAATTACCGCTCTTGAAAAAAAACTAAAAGAAAACAAATGA
- the lgt gene encoding prolipoprotein diacylglyceryl transferase: MIEYPHIDPVIIEIGSLAIRWYSVAYVVGIVIGALYADRLNKKPPVQQNLKVFDDFMVWAIIGIILGGRFGYVLFYNFEYYISHIEEALKIWAGGMSFHGGFLGVVIATIIFCRKNKVNVWVLFDLLACAAPIGLFFGRIANFINGELYGRVTDAPWAMVFPTGGNQPRHPSQLYEAFLEGLLLFIILFVIANYTKLKQFPGVLAGIFVAGYAAARIIVENYREPDEHIGFLFMQITTGQALSFPMMITGIIIIFFAMRKRREK, translated from the coding sequence GTGATAGAATATCCACATATCGATCCGGTTATAATAGAAATAGGCTCACTTGCTATAAGGTGGTACTCCGTTGCATATGTGGTAGGAATCGTTATCGGTGCTTTATATGCCGACAGGCTTAACAAAAAACCGCCTGTGCAACAGAATCTTAAAGTATTCGATGATTTTATGGTATGGGCAATTATCGGTATAATTCTGGGCGGTCGTTTCGGGTATGTGCTTTTCTATAATTTTGAATATTATATTTCGCATATCGAAGAAGCTCTTAAAATATGGGCGGGGGGAATGTCGTTCCACGGAGGCTTTTTAGGTGTGGTTATCGCCACAATAATATTTTGTAGGAAGAATAAAGTTAATGTATGGGTGCTGTTTGACCTGCTTGCCTGTGCCGCACCTATAGGATTGTTCTTCGGAAGGATAGCAAATTTTATAAACGGGGAGCTATATGGGCGTGTGACCGATGCTCCGTGGGCTATGGTGTTCCCGACAGGCGGCAATCAGCCAAGGCACCCAAGCCAGCTTTATGAGGCATTCTTAGAAGGATTGCTATTGTTCATTATACTGTTTGTTATAGCAAACTACACAAAGTTAAAGCAATTTCCCGGAGTGCTGGCAGGAATATTTGTAGCAGGATACGCGGCTGCAAGGATAATAGTTGAGAATTATCGTGAGCCTGATGAGCATATAGGATTTTTATTCATGCAGATAACCACGGGACAGGCATTATCATTCCCTATGATGATTACGGGAATTATAATCATATTTTTTGCTATGAGGAAAAGGCGGGAGAAATAG
- a CDS encoding SAM-dependent methyltransferase — MDIKTIIKNRGHISVSELMSYALPIYYGSRQPFGKGGDFITAPEISQVFGELIGAFIAYQWVNMGTPSSVALVEMGPGRGILMKDLLRGTRNVKGFHGAIEIHMVENSHQLQQMQKETLEGMHGNIKWHDSINTIPRKKSFFIANEFFDALPINQYVKTKERWCENLIFLDKNEKLRFGLSPVCGFSEEFNKKHPFAKEGDVLEVGQSSLAIVKDIAKRIKEFGGAGVFIDYGYDYYGYKDTLQGMKNHKFHDVLKNIGEADITAHVDFVALSETVKEQGINDCSIVTQREFLMSLGIEKRREILVAGAASKKQAKTVSDGVERLIDVKNMGNLFKVLVAVEGKT, encoded by the coding sequence ATGGATATAAAAACTATTATAAAAAACAGAGGTCACATATCCGTAAGTGAACTTATGAGTTATGCTTTGCCGATTTATTATGGCAGCCGGCAGCCTTTCGGAAAAGGAGGGGATTTTATAACCGCTCCTGAAATATCACAGGTGTTTGGCGAACTTATCGGGGCGTTCATAGCATATCAGTGGGTAAATATGGGAACTCCAAGCAGTGTTGCCCTCGTTGAGATGGGGCCGGGAAGGGGCATTTTGATGAAAGACCTTTTGCGTGGCACTAGGAACGTAAAAGGATTCCATGGGGCTATAGAGATACACATGGTGGAAAATAGCCATCAACTACAACAGATGCAAAAAGAAACCTTAGAAGGAATGCACGGCAATATTAAATGGCATGACAGCATAAATACAATACCACGAAAAAAATCGTTCTTTATAGCTAATGAATTTTTCGATGCTCTGCCTATTAACCAGTATGTAAAAACAAAAGAAAGGTGGTGCGAGAACTTAATATTTTTAGATAAAAACGAAAAATTAAGATTCGGGCTGTCGCCTGTTTGCGGTTTTTCAGAGGAATTTAATAAAAAGCACCCGTTTGCAAAGGAAGGCGACGTTTTGGAGGTCGGTCAAAGTTCGTTAGCAATCGTAAAAGACATAGCCAAACGTATAAAAGAGTTTGGCGGGGCAGGGGTTTTCATAGATTACGGCTATGATTATTACGGATATAAAGATACGTTGCAGGGTATGAAAAACCATAAATTCCATGACGTGCTGAAAAACATAGGTGAAGCGGATATAACGGCACATGTGGATTTTGTAGCGTTATCTGAGACGGTTAAAGAGCAGGGAATAAATGATTGCAGTATTGTTACCCAGCGTGAATTTTTGATGTCGTTAGGCATAGAAAAACGCCGTGAAATTCTGGTTGCCGGTGCGGCAAGTAAAAAACAGGCGAAAACGGTTAGTGATGGAGTTGAAAGGCTGATAGATGTGAAAAATATGGGAAACCTGTTTAAAGTTCTAGTTGCGGTTGAAGGAAAAACTTGA
- a CDS encoding Rne/Rng family ribonuclease: MPKRILVDATHVEETRVVVLENGRVTEYDSETSVKKQLKGNIYLAKITRVEPSLQSAFVEYGGDKHGFLPFSEIHPDYYDIPVADKKALLESIRSGNSKDDESEEEDESVKDAKSTGSGNEGGNEESSESEVDVVAVEEEQEIKDEKKQDENLYRKYKIQEVIKRNKIVLVQVEKEERGNKGASLTTFISLAGRYCVLMPNSLRRGGVSRRIENRDDRKRLKSVLKNLNIPVEKGLIIRTAGAKRAEDELRGDYNYLAGLWNGIIEKTKQSNAPAFIHAEGDIIKRTMRDLYNEKIDEVLIEGKEAFETAKDFIKVVMSGHASRVKQYKNKVPVFTRYKVEEQIAALYNPEVPLDSGGALVINPTEALISIDVNSGRSTGQRSVEETAVSTNIEAAREVARQLRLRDLSGLIVIDFIDMLDLRNKKTVEKVLRDAFADDRARIQIGRISTFGLLEMSRQRMASSFLEVNTMVCPTCVGAGVVKATESNAVTVLRAVENDVSRSKCKAIGVYVTQDVALYILNNKREPLSKIENKYNVKVFLNVDDTAGANSFYIEKMKGYEDSVPEADTRPVNKQEKPKKISEPQEDNNVEPFPEKKSRRETKREEIQEKKEARIVGADNIFEGLWKKIVE; the protein is encoded by the coding sequence ATGCCAAAAAGAATTTTAGTAGACGCAACTCACGTAGAGGAAACTCGCGTTGTTGTGTTGGAAAACGGTCGTGTTACGGAGTATGATTCTGAAACATCGGTAAAAAAACAATTAAAAGGAAATATATATCTAGCAAAAATAACCAGAGTCGAACCTTCATTACAATCTGCCTTCGTAGAGTATGGAGGCGATAAGCACGGTTTTCTTCCTTTTTCCGAAATACACCCCGATTACTACGATATTCCTGTCGCAGATAAAAAAGCCCTGCTTGAGTCAATAAGAAGCGGTAACTCTAAAGACGATGAATCCGAAGAAGAAGATGAGTCTGTAAAAGATGCAAAATCAACCGGTTCTGGAAATGAAGGCGGCAATGAAGAATCTTCCGAATCGGAAGTTGATGTTGTTGCCGTAGAAGAAGAGCAGGAAATAAAAGACGAAAAAAAACAGGACGAGAACTTATACCGCAAATATAAGATTCAGGAAGTTATCAAGCGTAATAAGATAGTTCTTGTTCAGGTCGAAAAGGAAGAAAGGGGCAATAAAGGTGCTTCCCTTACTACTTTTATCTCACTTGCAGGGCGTTATTGCGTGTTAATGCCTAACTCACTAAGAAGAGGCGGCGTATCACGCAGAATAGAAAACCGTGATGATAGAAAACGCCTGAAGTCCGTACTTAAAAACCTTAACATACCTGTAGAAAAAGGACTGATAATCAGGACGGCAGGTGCTAAGCGAGCCGAGGACGAGTTAAGGGGTGATTATAATTATCTGGCAGGACTTTGGAACGGTATAATTGAAAAGACCAAGCAGTCAAACGCACCTGCATTCATTCATGCCGAAGGTGACATTATCAAGCGTACCATGCGTGACCTTTATAATGAAAAAATCGATGAGGTGCTGATAGAGGGAAAAGAAGCTTTTGAAACGGCTAAGGACTTTATTAAAGTTGTTATGTCGGGGCATGCCTCAAGAGTAAAGCAATATAAAAATAAAGTTCCCGTATTTACACGCTATAAGGTAGAAGAGCAGATAGCCGCACTTTATAATCCTGAGGTTCCGCTTGATTCGGGCGGTGCGTTGGTTATAAATCCGACCGAGGCACTTATATCTATTGATGTGAACTCAGGACGCTCGACCGGACAAAGGTCGGTTGAAGAAACGGCGGTATCTACCAATATCGAAGCGGCACGTGAAGTTGCAAGACAGCTTAGATTGCGTGACCTTTCGGGGCTTATAGTCATAGACTTTATCGATATGCTTGATCTTAGGAATAAGAAGACGGTAGAAAAAGTATTGCGTGACGCATTCGCAGATGACCGAGCTAGAATACAGATAGGAAGGATAAGTACGTTCGGACTGCTGGAAATGTCCCGTCAGAGAATGGCATCAAGCTTTCTGGAAGTAAACACTATGGTATGCCCTACCTGTGTAGGGGCGGGTGTGGTGAAAGCTACCGAGTCTAATGCCGTTACGGTTTTGAGAGCTGTTGAAAATGATGTCAGCAGGTCAAAATGCAAGGCAATAGGTGTTTATGTAACTCAGGACGTGGCACTTTATATACTTAACAACAAGAGAGAGCCTTTAAGCAAGATAGAAAATAAATATAATGTAAAAGTTTTCCTGAATGTTGATGATACGGCAGGTGCTAATAGTTTTTATATTGAGAAAATGAAAGGCTATGAAGATTCTGTTCCGGAGGCGGATACAAGACCTGTTAATAAACAGGAAAAACCTAAAAAGATTAGCGAGCCTCAAGAGGATAATAATGTAGAGCCGTTCCCTGAAAAAAAATCAAGACGTGAAACTAAACGTGAGGAAATACAGGAGAAAAAAGAAGCTCGTATTGTCGGTGCCGATAATATTTTTGAGGGCTTGTGGAAAAAGATAGTGGAGTAG